From bacterium, one genomic window encodes:
- a CDS encoding sigma-54 dependent transcriptional regulator → GWPMSKPLVLIVDDDPEVNRALERTLGRAGYRTLAAADVEEAREALAVNEVDLLLVDLVLPSGSGMELITRARMRDADLAVIVLTGHGSVQSAVEAMRTGAYDYLTKPVNPDELLLQIERALENRRLRRDLESLRGRLGERLGDEGIIAASAPMKRILEMVDQLARTDITVLITGPSGSGKELVADAIQHRSNSRDGPYIKLHCAALSEGLLESELFGHERGSFTGAVKRHSGAFERANGGTLFLDEISEIPRSTQVKLLRVLQDQRFERVGGEETLQVDVRLIAATNKDPAEEMRAGRFREDLYYRLKKVQLYVPPLTERPEDLLPMISRFIAQAAAKHDRPVTGVELAALDLLLTYDWPGNVRELSNTVEGMVALARGTELTVEDLPPEIKDRVAAIRPSSMIRVPVGWTMAQVEREVIRMTLAKNSGNRTLTAKVLGIGLRTLHRKLNEYGLK, encoded by the coding sequence GGATGGCCCATGTCCAAGCCGCTCGTGCTCATCGTTGACGACGACCCGGAGGTGAACCGGGCGCTGGAGCGCACCCTGGGGCGCGCCGGATACCGCACCCTCGCCGCCGCCGACGTGGAGGAGGCCCGCGAGGCACTGGCCGTCAACGAGGTGGACCTGCTCCTGGTGGACCTGGTCCTCCCCTCGGGCTCGGGGATGGAACTCATCACCCGCGCGCGGATGCGCGACGCCGACCTGGCGGTCATCGTCCTCACCGGCCACGGCTCCGTCCAGAGCGCCGTGGAGGCCATGCGGACCGGGGCCTACGACTACCTCACCAAGCCGGTCAACCCCGATGAGCTGCTGCTGCAGATCGAGCGCGCCCTGGAGAACCGGCGGCTGCGCCGGGACCTGGAGTCCCTGCGCGGTCGGCTGGGCGAGCGGCTGGGCGACGAGGGCATCATCGCCGCCAGCGCGCCCATGAAGCGCATCTTGGAGATGGTGGACCAGCTCGCCCGCACCGACATCACCGTTCTGATAACCGGCCCCTCGGGCTCGGGGAAAGAGCTGGTGGCCGACGCCATCCAGCACCGGAGCAACAGCCGCGACGGGCCTTACATCAAGCTGCACTGCGCCGCCCTCTCCGAAGGTCTTTTGGAGAGCGAGCTTTTCGGCCACGAGCGCGGGTCATTCACCGGGGCGGTAAAAAGGCACTCCGGCGCCTTCGAGCGCGCCAACGGCGGCACCCTCTTCCTGGACGAGATAAGCGAAATCCCCCGCTCCACCCAGGTCAAGCTCCTGCGCGTGCTGCAGGACCAGCGGTTCGAGCGCGTGGGGGGCGAGGAGACCCTGCAGGTGGACGTGCGCCTGATCGCCGCCACTAACAAGGACCCCGCCGAGGAGATGCGCGCCGGGCGCTTCCGCGAGGACCTCTACTACCGCCTGAAGAAGGTCCAGCTTTACGTCCCGCCGCTCACCGAGCGGCCCGAGGACCTGCTGCCCATGATTTCGCGCTTCATCGCCCAGGCCGCCGCGAAGCACGACCGGCCCGTCACCGGGGTCGAGCTCGCCGCCCTGGACCTCCTTCTGACCTACGACTGGCCCGGCAACGTTCGCGAGCTCTCCAACACGGTGGAGGGTATGGTGGCGCTGGCCCGTGGGACCGAGTTGACCGTGGAGGACCTGCCGCCGGAGATAAAGGACCGCGTCGCCGCCATCCGGCCGTCCTCCATGATCCGCGTCCCCGTGGGCTGGACCATGGCCCAGGTCGAGCGCGAGGTGATACGCATGACGCTGGCGAAGAATTCCGGCAACCGCACGCTGACCGCGAAGGTCCTGGGCATCGGCCTGCGGACCCTGCACCGTAAGCTGAACGAGTACGGGCTGAAGTAG